DNA from Arthrobacter sp. PvP023:
AGTAATTGCGGCCAATGCGGCCAAAGCCGTTGATACCAATACGGGTCGTCACTTTTTCAGTCTCCTTGGTGCTTGTTGAAGCACAACTAGTTGAGCGGGCGTTCAAGCCAACTAACAGATCCCGCACGCCATTGGGCAGAGATGATTACCAGATCGGAGGGCGACCAGCCACATTGCTGAAGGCTAACCGCCTTCCGTGATCCATCTTACGTTTAAGAAGGTCCGCCCCCGCAAGTGCGGGGGCGGACCGTCCACGATTCGGCCCGAAACGGACTAAATGTGAAGTTTGTTACAGGGTGATGTCTTGCCCGTCACACCTGAACGGCGTTACAGGGTGATGAGGCCCGTGGCGTTCTTGCGTGCACCGTCGAAGCGCTTGGCGACGTCGGCCCAGTTCACGATGTTCCAGAAAGCCTTGACGTAGTCAGCCTTGACGTTGACGTAGTCCAGGTAGAAGGCGTGCTCCCACATGTCGAGCATGAGCAGCGGCGTGGTGCCGAGTGCAACGTTGCCCTGCTGGTCGTAGAGCTGCTCGATGACCAGGTTTCCGCCGATGGGCTCGTAGGCCAGGAATCCCCAGCCGGAACCCTGCAGGCCCAGCGCGGCAGCGCTGAACTGCGCACGGAAGGCGTCGAAGGAACCAAAAGCGTCATCGATGGCTGCGGCCAGCTCACCTTCGGGCTTGTCGCCGCCGTCCGGGGACAGGTTGTTCCAGAACACGGAGTGGTTGACGTGGCCGCCGGTGTGGAAAGCCAGGTCCTTCGAAAGCCGGTTGATGTTGGCGAAGTCGCCCTTTTCGCGTGCCTCAGCCAGCTGGGCCAGCGCGTTGTTGGCACCGGTCACGTAGGCAGCGTGGTGCTTGCTGTGGTGCAGCTCCATGATGCGTGCGGAGATGTGGGGCTCCAGCGCTGCGTAGTCGTAGCTGAGTTCAGGCAGTACGTACTCGGTCACAAAATCCTCCAATGTCGTGGACAGGTTGTCCGGTTTGGTAACTCTCGGATTGTGCATCCGGATGACAGGTCACCCGGAAATCTATAGGGACGGAATCCAGGCGGAGCGGTGGCTCCCTTGGGGCACAACCTCCGGCCGCCGCGAGGTATTTCCGTTACCCGGTCTCGATTCTAGGGGCGCCTTTACTCGTCCAGCATTTCCGGCGTCACATTGGCCTCGGTCCCGGGGATTCCCAGGTCCAGCGCTCGTTTGTCCGCCATCGCCAGGAGCCTGCGGATCCTGCCGGCAATCGCATCCTTGGTCATGGGCGGATCGGCCAGCCGGCCAAGTTCGTCCAGGCTCGCCTGCTTGTGTGCAACGCGGAGTTCACCGGCATACTTCAGGTGGTCCGGGACGTCGTCGCCGAGGATCTCCAGTGCGCGGTCCACCCGGGCGCCGGCGGCAACTGCTGCCTGGGCCGAACGGCGCAGGTTGGCGTCGTCGAAGTTGGCCAGCCTGTTGGCCGTCGCCCGCACCTCCTTGCGCATGCGGCGTTCTTCCCAGACCATGAGCGCGTCATGGGCACCCATCCGGGTGAGCAGCGCGGCGATCGTGTCTCCGTCGCGGATGACCACCCGGTCCACTCCCCTGACTTCGCGGGCCTTGGCCTGGATGCCGAGGCGGCGGGCCGCGCCCACCAGCGCCAGGGCCGACTCGGGCCCCGGGCAGGTCACTTCCATGGCGGAGGACCGGCCCGGCTCGGTCAGCGATCCGTGGGCAAGGAAGGCGCCGCGCCACACGGCTTCGGCGTCGGCGGCGGAACCGTTGACCACTGCCGACGGCAGCCCGCGGACAGGGCGGCCGCGCGCGTCCAGCAGCCCGGTCTGGCGGGCAAGGGCTTCGCCGTCGCGCACCACCCGCACCACATACCGGTTGCCGCGGCGGAGCCCGCCGCCGGAGACGACGATGATCTCGCTTTGGTGGCCGTATACCTCGGCGATCGCGGCCCTGAGGCGGCGTGCCGTGGACGCGAGGTCAACCTCGGCCTCAATCACGATGCGGCCGGAGATGATGTGCAATCCGCCGGCAAATCGCAGCATCGCCGAGACTTCTGCCTTGCGGACCGAGGACTTCTTAATGTCCAGGCGGGACAGTTCTTCTTTGACTGATGATGTCAGTGCCATGGCACCTTCCTAACTGTTCCCGAAAATATCGTGGTACGCCGTTGCCAGACGCAGGGGGTCGTGGATCGGACGGCGGCTCGACGCCCCTACTTTACCCAACACCACCTCGGCACCGAGCATCCCTGCGGCCCGCTTGAACTCCTCGACGTCCGGCACGGACACAGGGTCAGCGAGCACGACGTCGATACTGAAGTCTGGAGCGTAGCTGCGCAGCACATGCAAGTGGTCGGCAGCGGACATCCCGGAGGTCTCCTTGGTGTCCGTAGCCAGGTTCATGGTGAGGCACCGTTTGGCGGGGGTGTCGGAGAGAGCCTGCCGCATCTCGGGCAGCAGGAGGTGCGGCAGGACGGACGTGTACCAGGACCCCGGGCCGAGGATGACCCAGTCGGCCAGTTCGATGGCCGTCAGGGCTTCGACACATGCACGCGCCGACTCCGGCAGGAGCCGGACGCTTTCCAGCGAACCTGCCACGGCGCACTTGGCCTGCCCCCTGACCGTCTCCAGGGTGTACGTGCCGTCGGGGCCGGGTACCCGGACGTCGCCCTCGATCGTCAGTGGCTCGCCGGACATGGGCAGGACCTGTCCGCGTGCGCCGAGCAGGGCGCCGGCCCATTTCAGGCCGCCCACGGTGTCTCCCAGCAGTTCCCAGAGGGTGACGATGAGCAGGTTGCCCATAGCGTGGTCATCGAGCGAGCCGCCGCGGCCCGCGCCCGGCTTGAACCGGTGCTGCATGACGTCCCGCCAGGTCCGCCCCCAGTCGGTGTCGTCACAAAGGGCCGTGAGGGCCATCCGCAGGTCGCCGGGCGGCAGGACGCCGTACTCCTCGCGGAGCCGGCCGGAGGATCCGCCGTCGTCCGCTACGGTGACGATCGCCGTCAGTTCGGAGGTCAGCAGCCGGAGGGCCGACAGCGAGGCGGAGAGCCCGTGGCCTCCGCCGAGGGCGACGACGGACGGACCTTTGTCCAGTTGCCCGCCGCCGGTGCCGGCTGCCGGCGGAACCAGGGGCAGGGGCCCGGTAAGAAGTCCCATTACTCGCGGCCCAGGTCCCGATGGGTGGTGGTCACCGTGACACGGGGGTACTGCGCCAGCTTCTTGGAGAGTTCCATGGCGACGGCCACCGAGCGGTGCTTGCCGCCGGTGCAGCCCACGGCAATGGTGGCGTAGTGCTTGTTTTCGCGGCGGTACCCGTCCAGGACCGGCTCAATGGCCAGCACGTAGCGGTCCACGAAGCTCTTGACGCCCTCGGCCTCGAGGACGTAATCGCTCACGTCCTTGTCCAGGCCGGTATGCGGACGAAGCTGCGGGACCCAGTGCGGATTCGGGATGAAGCGGGCATCGACAACAAAGTTCGCGTCCACCGGCAGCCCGTACTTGAATCCGAAGCTCATGACATTCAGCCGCAGGGCGACGGGACCGGTCTCGCTGAAGAGCTCGGTGATGGCGGTGGCAAGGGCGTGGACGTTGAACTCGGACGTGTCCAGCACGATGTCCGCGGAATCCCGGAGTTCA
Protein-coding regions in this window:
- a CDS encoding superoxide dismutase encodes the protein MTEYVLPELSYDYAALEPHISARIMELHHSKHHAAYVTGANNALAQLAEAREKGDFANINRLSKDLAFHTGGHVNHSVFWNNLSPDGGDKPEGELAAAIDDAFGSFDAFRAQFSAAALGLQGSGWGFLAYEPIGGNLVIEQLYDQQGNVALGTTPLLMLDMWEHAFYLDYVNVKADYVKAFWNIVNWADVAKRFDGARKNATGLITL
- the rapZ gene encoding RNase adapter RapZ; amino-acid sequence: MAESTAGSEAEQDGMTPVRPVEAELLVVTGMSGAGRSTAADALEDHGWYVVENLPPQMLGTLAELVSHAPQSIPKLAVVVDVRSTALFADIRAALKTLEASGVTFRVLFLDANDDVLVRRFEQGRRPHPLQEGGRILDGIASERDLLHELRDSADIVLDTSEFNVHALATAITELFSETGPVALRLNVMSFGFKYGLPVDANFVVDARFIPNPHWVPQLRPHTGLDKDVSDYVLEAEGVKSFVDRYVLAIEPVLDGYRRENKHYATIAVGCTGGKHRSVAVAMELSKKLAQYPRVTVTTTHRDLGRE
- the whiA gene encoding DNA-binding protein WhiA, whose amino-acid sequence is MALTSSVKEELSRLDIKKSSVRKAEVSAMLRFAGGLHIISGRIVIEAEVDLASTARRLRAAIAEVYGHQSEIIVVSGGGLRRGNRYVVRVVRDGEALARQTGLLDARGRPVRGLPSAVVNGSAADAEAVWRGAFLAHGSLTEPGRSSAMEVTCPGPESALALVGAARRLGIQAKAREVRGVDRVVIRDGDTIAALLTRMGAHDALMVWEERRMRKEVRATANRLANFDDANLRRSAQAAVAAGARVDRALEILGDDVPDHLKYAGELRVAHKQASLDELGRLADPPMTKDAIAGRIRRLLAMADKRALDLGIPGTEANVTPEMLDE
- the yvcK gene encoding uridine diphosphate-N-acetylglucosamine-binding protein YvcK — protein: MGLLTGPLPLVPPAAGTGGGQLDKGPSVVALGGGHGLSASLSALRLLTSELTAIVTVADDGGSSGRLREEYGVLPPGDLRMALTALCDDTDWGRTWRDVMQHRFKPGAGRGGSLDDHAMGNLLIVTLWELLGDTVGGLKWAGALLGARGQVLPMSGEPLTIEGDVRVPGPDGTYTLETVRGQAKCAVAGSLESVRLLPESARACVEALTAIELADWVILGPGSWYTSVLPHLLLPEMRQALSDTPAKRCLTMNLATDTKETSGMSAADHLHVLRSYAPDFSIDVVLADPVSVPDVEEFKRAAGMLGAEVVLGKVGASSRRPIHDPLRLATAYHDIFGNS